The Streptomyces sp. NBC_00162 genome window below encodes:
- a CDS encoding alpha/beta hydrolase, giving the protein MKRLAPLLAAAGLIASTVPLLTATQVSAASAPEYLSQKPSWHRCSPDQPASYECATLKVPLDYRRPQGTTIDLAISRVKSENPAKRHGVMLLNPGGPGGPGLDLPLAMGEMMAKDVRDQYDLIGFDPRGVGSSSPITCGLTDAEQNFDRPYRPETFSSDVTWARTVADKCRENAGSVLPHITTRNTARDMDTIRAVLGERKVSYLGYSYGTYLGAVYSQMFPERTDRFVLDSGVDPKMIWRGMIQVWATEAEPAFARWTGWAAERSAEYGLGDTPKAVSDTFWALVARADKEPIDFEGQKISGDLIRSARGVFFYPAQATPLVVALKAAAEGKPQPAGPDTAELKRLLTGDRAAAPASDNGTAVFWSVVCGDTGSWPRYAEQYERDAAKDKIKYPLYGDFASNIKPCAFWDRPVESATPMNKKANVLTVQNEWDSQTPLSSGQGMHRALKGSRMVLVAGGEGHGVYMTDPTSCADAQVNTYLTTGRLPAEDVTCQTGPAAAERSDSATPSKPLPIPSGPGRF; this is encoded by the coding sequence ATGAAACGCCTCGCACCGCTGCTCGCCGCCGCCGGACTCATCGCGTCCACCGTCCCCCTGCTGACCGCGACCCAGGTCTCCGCCGCTTCGGCACCGGAGTACCTGAGCCAGAAGCCCTCCTGGCACCGGTGCAGCCCGGACCAGCCGGCCTCGTACGAGTGCGCCACCCTCAAGGTCCCGCTCGACTACCGGCGTCCCCAGGGCACCACGATCGACCTCGCGATATCCCGGGTGAAGAGCGAGAACCCCGCCAAGCGGCACGGCGTCATGCTCCTCAACCCGGGCGGCCCGGGCGGGCCCGGGCTCGATCTGCCGCTGGCGATGGGCGAGATGATGGCCAAGGACGTACGGGACCAGTACGACCTCATCGGCTTCGATCCGCGCGGCGTCGGCTCCAGCAGCCCGATCACCTGCGGACTCACCGACGCCGAGCAGAACTTCGACCGGCCGTACCGGCCCGAGACCTTCTCCTCCGACGTGACGTGGGCGCGCACGGTCGCCGACAAGTGCCGCGAGAACGCCGGCTCGGTGCTCCCGCACATCACCACCCGCAACACGGCGCGCGACATGGACACGATCCGCGCGGTGCTGGGCGAGCGCAAGGTCTCGTACCTGGGCTACTCGTACGGGACCTACCTCGGCGCGGTGTACTCGCAGATGTTCCCCGAGCGGACCGACCGTTTCGTACTGGACAGCGGTGTGGACCCGAAGATGATCTGGCGCGGCATGATCCAGGTGTGGGCGACCGAGGCCGAGCCCGCCTTCGCGCGGTGGACGGGCTGGGCGGCCGAGCGGTCGGCCGAGTACGGGCTCGGCGACACCCCGAAGGCCGTGTCCGACACCTTCTGGGCGCTGGTGGCACGCGCCGACAAGGAGCCCATCGACTTCGAGGGGCAGAAGATCAGCGGAGACCTGATCCGGTCCGCGCGCGGGGTGTTCTTCTACCCGGCGCAGGCCACCCCGCTGGTCGTGGCCCTCAAGGCCGCGGCCGAGGGCAAGCCGCAGCCCGCGGGACCGGACACCGCCGAGCTGAAGCGGCTGCTCACCGGCGACAGGGCAGCCGCGCCCGCCTCGGACAACGGCACCGCCGTCTTCTGGTCCGTGGTGTGCGGGGACACCGGCAGCTGGCCCCGCTACGCCGAGCAGTACGAGCGGGACGCCGCGAAGGACAAGATCAAGTACCCGCTGTACGGGGACTTCGCGTCCAACATCAAGCCCTGCGCCTTCTGGGACCGGCCTGTCGAGTCGGCCACGCCCATGAACAAGAAGGCGAACGTGCTGACGGTGCAGAACGAGTGGGACTCGCAGACTCCGCTGAGCAGCGGCCAGGGCATGCACCGCGCGCTCAAGGGCTCGCGGATGGTGCTGGTGGCCGGCGGTGAGGGCCACGGCGTGTACATGACCGACCCCACGTCCTGCGCCGACGCCCAGGTCAACACGTACCTGACCACGGGCCGGCTGCCCGCCGAGGACGTGACCTGCCAGACCGGGCCGGCCGCGGCCGAGCGGAGCGACTCCGCGACGCCGTCCAAGCCGCTGCCGATCCCGTCCGGCCCCGGGCGGTTCTGA
- a CDS encoding SRPBCC family protein — MSGEFEASVEIDRPVDEVFAYLADGRNDPEFSPRVQEITKTPDGPTALGTVFRSTVKDAGMKTGREFRIVGFEPPHLIRWTEQSRNLVTAEGGYDLETLPGGRTRVRIFNTLEGHGLGKLLVGFAASAARKDAPAFGRRIKAAAEASLKR; from the coding sequence ATGTCCGGAGAGTTCGAGGCGAGCGTCGAGATCGACCGGCCGGTCGACGAGGTCTTCGCCTACCTCGCCGACGGCCGCAACGACCCCGAGTTCAGCCCGCGCGTCCAGGAGATCACCAAGACCCCCGACGGCCCGACCGCGCTCGGCACGGTCTTCCGAAGCACGGTCAAGGACGCCGGGATGAAGACCGGCCGGGAGTTTCGCATCGTCGGCTTCGAGCCGCCGCACCTGATCCGCTGGACGGAACAGAGCCGGAACCTGGTCACCGCGGAGGGCGGCTACGACCTCGAGACCCTCCCCGGCGGCCGCACCCGGGTCCGGATCTTCAATACCCTCGAGGGGCACGGCCTCGGCAAACTGCTCGTCGGCTTCGCCGCGAGCGCCGCCCGCAAGGACGCCCCCGCCTTCGGCCGCCGCATCAAGGCGGCCGCGGAGGCGTCCCTCAAGCGGTAG
- a CDS encoding MFS transporter, with protein MGRNKDFNVFWLGQALSVLGGSISLLALPLLVLHATGSIVQMGLITVISGVTGIGTGLFAGYVVDRADRRRLMIACDLLRAVLFCAVPVVWWAAGPRVWLLYVLTALATVLKTLFDVAYVTAVPHLVRTEDLTAANGRLMGTFAVGTLLGPVAAGFLTAAAGPDRALAVDGATFLVSAASLAWVTFGKPAVDRAEPAAAGVFREVFVVGFRFLWTHALLRPLTVLLTLLTFVTMGATDLLIYRVQHDLGRDAATVGYVIAVSGTGVVTAALTAGRLRRTFGFGPCWLASVAMIGIAVAVTGVSRSMPVIAALAAVFMFGLTLGGVCSMTLRQEVTPDHLLGRVTSAFWTVHNASGPVGAAVLTVLAARHGVPAVSLAAGAFCLLVLGAGLLTPLSPRSTARKQHVPCGGEGGLGS; from the coding sequence TTGGGGCGGAACAAGGACTTCAACGTCTTCTGGCTCGGCCAGGCGCTGTCCGTCCTCGGCGGGTCCATCTCGCTGCTCGCGCTGCCACTGCTCGTCCTCCACGCGACCGGGTCCATCGTGCAGATGGGCCTGATCACCGTCATCTCCGGGGTCACCGGCATCGGCACGGGGCTGTTCGCCGGGTACGTGGTGGACCGGGCGGACCGCCGAAGGCTCATGATCGCCTGCGATCTGCTGCGCGCCGTGCTGTTCTGCGCGGTGCCGGTCGTGTGGTGGGCCGCCGGGCCCCGGGTCTGGCTGCTGTACGTGCTGACCGCGCTGGCCACCGTACTGAAGACGCTGTTCGACGTGGCCTACGTGACCGCCGTGCCGCATCTGGTGCGCACCGAGGACCTCACCGCCGCCAACGGGCGGCTGATGGGCACCTTCGCCGTCGGTACCCTCCTCGGGCCCGTGGCGGCCGGGTTCCTCACGGCCGCGGCCGGCCCGGACCGGGCGCTGGCCGTGGACGGCGCCACCTTCCTCGTCTCCGCCGCCAGCCTGGCCTGGGTGACGTTCGGCAAGCCCGCCGTCGATCGTGCCGAACCGGCGGCCGCGGGGGTGTTCCGCGAGGTGTTCGTCGTCGGATTCCGCTTCCTGTGGACGCACGCCCTCCTGCGCCCGCTGACGGTGCTGCTCACCCTGCTGACCTTCGTCACCATGGGCGCCACCGACCTGCTGATCTACCGGGTCCAGCACGATCTGGGCCGGGACGCCGCCACCGTCGGCTATGTGATCGCCGTGAGCGGGACCGGCGTCGTCACCGCGGCCCTCACCGCAGGGCGGCTGCGCCGGACCTTCGGCTTCGGCCCCTGCTGGCTGGCCTCGGTCGCGATGATCGGGATCGCGGTGGCGGTGACCGGGGTCAGCCGCAGCATGCCGGTGATCGCCGCACTGGCCGCCGTATTCATGTTCGGGCTGACCCTGGGCGGGGTCTGCAGCATGACCCTGCGCCAGGAGGTGACCCCCGACCACCTGCTCGGGCGTGTCACCTCCGCCTTCTGGACGGTGCACAACGCCTCGGGCCCGGTGGGCGCGGCCGTGCTCACGGTGCTGGCCGCCCGCCACGGGGTCCCGGCGGTCAGTCTGGCCGCCGGCGCCTTCTGCCTGCTGGTGCTCGGCGCCGGACTGCTGACGCCGCTGAGTCCCCGCTCCACGGCCCGGAAGCAGCACGTGCCGTGCGGTGGGGAAGGGGGTCTGGGATCATGA
- the metE gene encoding 5-methyltetrahydropteroyltriglutamate--homocysteine S-methyltransferase: MTTESAAAAVQATVYGYPRQGQNRELKKAVEGYWKGRVSAEALHETAAHLRRTNWRQLAGAGITEVPTGDFSYYDHVLDTSVMVGAVPARHRSAVAADALDGYFAMARGTQDVAPLEMTKWFDTNYHYLVPELGPDTVFTTDSARQVAELMEAQALGLKARPVLVGPVTYLLLAKPAPGVADDFQPITLLDRLLPVYAEVLGDLRAAGAEWVQLDEPALVQDRSPAELGVAARAYRELGALPERPKLLVASYFDRLGEALPVLAKAPVEGLALDFTDRAAANLDDLAAVGGIPGKRLVAGVVNGRNIWINDHEKSLATLGTLLGLADRVDVAASCSLLHVPLDAGAERDIDPQIRRWLAFARQKTTEISTLARGLARGTGAIAAELAANRADLAARANSAITRDPAVRARTAAVTGADARRSQPYEQRVGAQRARLGLPLLPTTTIGSFPQTAELRTARADLRAGRLDEAGYESRIEAEIREVIAFQEKTGLDVLVHGEPERNDMVQYFAEQLTGYLATQHGWVQSYGTRYVRPPVLAGDISRPEPMTVRWTAYAQARTAKPVKGMLTGPVTMLAWSFVRDDQPLGDTARQVALALRDEVNDLEAAGTSVIQVDEPALRETLPLRAADHAAYLAWATESFRLSTGGVRPDTQIHTHMCYAEFGDIVEAIEALDADVISLEAARSHMQVADELAGAHYPREVGPGVWDIHSPRIPSAGEAAALLRKGLEAIPAARLWVNPDCGLKTRGWPETRASLEHLVEAAHQVRTEIATA; encoded by the coding sequence GTGACAACCGAGTCCGCAGCCGCGGCGGTACAAGCCACCGTGTACGGCTACCCCCGTCAGGGGCAGAACCGGGAACTGAAGAAGGCCGTCGAGGGCTACTGGAAGGGCCGCGTCAGCGCCGAAGCCCTCCACGAGACCGCCGCACACCTGCGCCGGACGAACTGGCGCCAACTGGCCGGCGCCGGCATCACCGAGGTCCCCACCGGTGACTTCTCGTACTACGACCACGTCCTCGACACCAGCGTCATGGTCGGCGCCGTCCCTGCCCGGCACCGCTCCGCCGTCGCCGCGGACGCGCTCGACGGCTACTTCGCCATGGCCCGCGGCACCCAGGACGTGGCGCCGCTGGAGATGACCAAGTGGTTCGACACCAACTACCACTACCTGGTGCCGGAACTGGGGCCCGACACCGTCTTCACCACCGATTCCGCCCGGCAGGTCGCCGAGCTGATGGAGGCCCAGGCCCTCGGGCTCAAGGCCCGCCCCGTGCTGGTCGGACCGGTCACCTACCTCCTGCTGGCCAAGCCCGCCCCCGGAGTGGCCGACGACTTCCAGCCGATCACCCTGCTCGACCGGCTGCTGCCCGTGTACGCCGAGGTCCTCGGCGATCTGCGCGCGGCCGGAGCCGAATGGGTCCAGCTGGACGAGCCCGCCCTGGTCCAGGACCGCTCCCCGGCCGAGCTGGGCGTCGCCGCCCGGGCCTACCGCGAGCTCGGCGCCCTCCCCGAGCGCCCCAAGCTGCTGGTCGCCTCGTACTTCGACCGGCTCGGCGAGGCCCTGCCGGTGCTGGCGAAGGCACCCGTCGAAGGGCTCGCCCTCGACTTCACCGACCGGGCCGCCGCCAACCTCGACGACCTCGCGGCGGTGGGCGGAATCCCCGGCAAGCGCCTGGTCGCTGGCGTGGTCAACGGCCGCAACATCTGGATCAACGACCACGAGAAGTCCCTCGCCACCCTCGGCACCCTCCTCGGCCTCGCCGACCGCGTCGACGTCGCCGCCTCCTGCTCCCTCCTCCACGTGCCGCTGGACGCGGGCGCCGAGCGCGACATCGACCCGCAGATCCGCCGCTGGCTGGCCTTCGCCCGCCAGAAGACCACCGAGATCTCCACCCTCGCCCGCGGTCTCGCCCGGGGCACCGGTGCCATCGCGGCCGAACTCGCCGCCAACCGCGCCGACCTGGCAGCCCGGGCGAACTCCGCGATCACCCGCGACCCGGCCGTACGGGCCCGGACCGCGGCCGTCACCGGCGCCGACGCCCGCCGCTCCCAGCCCTACGAGCAGCGCGTGGGCGCCCAGCGGGCCCGCCTCGGCCTCCCACTACTGCCCACGACGACCATCGGCTCCTTCCCGCAGACCGCCGAACTGCGCACCGCCCGCGCCGACCTGCGCGCCGGACGGCTCGACGAGGCCGGTTACGAGAGCCGCATCGAGGCCGAGATCCGCGAGGTGATCGCCTTCCAGGAGAAGACCGGCCTCGACGTCCTCGTGCACGGCGAGCCCGAACGCAACGACATGGTCCAGTACTTCGCCGAGCAGCTCACCGGCTACCTGGCCACCCAGCACGGCTGGGTCCAGTCCTACGGCACGCGCTACGTGCGGCCGCCGGTCCTGGCCGGGGACATCTCCCGTCCGGAGCCGATGACCGTGCGCTGGACCGCGTACGCCCAGGCCCGGACGGCCAAGCCGGTCAAGGGCATGCTGACCGGTCCGGTGACCATGCTCGCCTGGTCCTTCGTGCGCGACGACCAGCCGCTCGGCGACACCGCCCGGCAGGTCGCGCTCGCCCTGCGCGACGAGGTGAACGACCTGGAGGCGGCCGGTACTTCGGTGATCCAGGTCGACGAACCCGCGCTGCGGGAGACCCTGCCGCTGCGGGCGGCTGACCACGCCGCGTACCTGGCCTGGGCGACCGAGTCCTTCCGCCTCAGCACCGGCGGCGTCCGTCCGGACACCCAGATCCACACCCACATGTGCTACGCCGAGTTCGGTGACATCGTCGAGGCCATCGAGGCCCTCGACGCCGACGTCATCAGCCTGGAGGCCGCCCGCTCCCACATGCAGGTGGCAGACGAGCTCGCCGGCGCCCACTATCCCCGCGAGGTCGGCCCGGGCGTCTGGGACATCCACTCCCCGCGCATCCCCTCCGCCGGGGAGGCGGCGGCCCTGCTGCGCAAGGGACTTGAGGCCATCCCGGCCGCAAGGCTGTGGGTCAACCCCGACTGCGGTCTGAAGACCCGCGGCTGGCCCGAGACCAGGGCCTCCCTGGAGCACCTCGTCGAGGCCGCGCACCAGGTCCGTACGGAGATCGCGACGGCCTGA
- a CDS encoding 3-hydroxybutyryl-CoA dehydrogenase produces MSTAIHRVGVVGGGQMGAGIAEVCARAGLDTVVCEADATAARAARERVAVSLERAVQRGKLDRLTAEDALTRLVFSGSLDDLADRQLVIEAVVENAEVKGEVFTALDKIVEDPAAILATNTSAIPVMRLAMATGRADRVVGLHFFNPVPVLPLVEIVSSLHTTRETTERVEAFARDTLGKTAVHSQDRAGFVVNALLVPYLLSAIRMAESGFATAADVDAGMELGCAHPMGPLKLADLIGLDTVAAIAQSLYEEFKEPLYAPPPLLQRMVQAGLLGRKSGRGFHPYDRR; encoded by the coding sequence ATGAGCACCGCCATCCACCGGGTCGGCGTCGTCGGCGGCGGCCAGATGGGCGCCGGGATCGCCGAGGTCTGCGCCCGCGCCGGCCTCGACACGGTGGTCTGCGAGGCAGATGCCACCGCGGCCCGCGCCGCCCGCGAACGCGTGGCCGTCTCCCTCGAACGCGCCGTCCAGCGGGGCAAACTGGACCGGCTCACCGCCGAGGACGCCCTGACCCGGCTCGTCTTCTCGGGAAGCCTCGACGACCTCGCCGACCGCCAGCTCGTCATCGAGGCCGTCGTGGAGAACGCGGAGGTGAAGGGAGAGGTCTTCACGGCCCTCGACAAGATCGTCGAGGACCCTGCGGCGATCCTCGCGACGAACACCTCGGCCATCCCCGTGATGCGCCTGGCGATGGCCACCGGCCGCGCGGACCGTGTGGTGGGCCTGCACTTCTTCAATCCCGTACCCGTCCTGCCGCTGGTCGAGATCGTCTCCTCGCTGCACACCACCCGCGAGACGACCGAGAGGGTGGAGGCGTTCGCCCGCGACACCCTGGGCAAGACGGCCGTCCACTCACAGGACCGGGCCGGGTTCGTCGTCAACGCCCTGCTGGTCCCCTACCTGCTCTCGGCCATCCGGATGGCCGAGTCCGGTTTCGCGACCGCCGCCGACGTCGACGCGGGCATGGAACTGGGCTGCGCCCACCCCATGGGTCCGCTCAAGCTCGCCGACCTGATCGGACTGGACACGGTCGCGGCCATCGCGCAGTCGCTGTACGAGGAGTTCAAGGAGCCGCTCTACGCCCCGCCCCCGCTGCTCCAGCGGATGGTCCAGGCAGGGCTGCTGGGCCGCAAGAGCGGCCGCGGGTTCCACCCGTACGACCGGCGCTGA